TGCTGACTATAGAAATAATAAATCATAACTTTTATTATAAGTATGTTAAAACCTACTATTtctatatattaataataaatatggaAGAAAAATGAAGAGAGGGTCATAAGCTTAACCAGCTAAACCAAATCAATGACATAAATTCATACATCCAACCGTGGTTAATGTGTATACTCTGTGTTATTATAAAGTTATGGTATAATTAACTTATAATTTATAATGAAACATTTAACAGAGGTGCACATGCTTAATAAAAGAGTTGTGTATTGTTTTAAGGAAGTGCTTGTATCTCTCAGAATGGATCATGATTGGGTTGTTTTGGTTTTGATGAGGGCAGAATGCAGGTAACCAGAGCAGCCAAAGTGCTAAAGGCACAAAGTCACGAGTCTAAACCTGCAGACATCAGAGGAACCTGATAAACTGGGTGATACGCCCTCCCTTCAGCTACACCGGGGTTTGTTATTGTTTGATATTCTGCCTCCCGTCGCTCCTCCTGAGGCAGTGCAGGGCGCTGTGGTTGTCTGTAGGTCATGTTTATACTGGGACCTTTAAAAGTGAGTCTAAAACACTCACCTCTGCCCACCTGCGCAGTTCAGAAGTCTGGGGCAAGGTGGACTATTATTCAACAGACTCAAGGGAGttacatttctaaaaaatattgtttgggtcaaaattatatatttttatttatttatcgaTAAGTATCAGTGTCAAGGGGGGGCTTGGGGGGGCTTAGCCCGCCCTGCGACGGTCTCAATAATCCAATGTCCATAAGAAGTAAAGTGCGTAGGAAAATCAGAGAGAAAATAAAGTGTGGGACTTAATTGATTTAAATTAAAGATGCCAATGTGATTGTTAAATGCCCACTGACACTGTGTGCCCCCCTGCAGGAAGCATAGCTCTCCTGTTCAAACgtcgcctttgtgataactaatcttatatttgaaaactgcaatactaattacacacacacacacacacacacacattctctaATATGCTGTTTCactccatataactcaatgtacaagccagaaattaaaggggtatttcatgcattctgacttattaacacagttatagagttgtttcctcatgctaaacgtaggcaaagtgtcaaaaaagcagttgggcgtgttacacagagaatttctgtgccgaatgcacttcgccagggttcgtacaagtttaggaaagttttttttcgattacaggtccagctgacctgtttcaggggtttctatacgtatcacttatttatatgggcacttcccccggaaaaccccgcccacccgtcaatcagcaggagacgctagaacttgcaaacatcacaacacgcgacagctttgtttaatttcaaaagtcaacaatggcacagaagaagaagtgtgtttttggatgtaaggagaagaaagccagccttatgaaaacaatggatatagtttattatccggggtagcagcagagttttgcgtaTGTGTTTAAttcgctggatttcattgaaaagtcccaaccgggtcatgagttgcatgctgtaaataagacttctgtgttatgttggaaataggcacgtgcatattatataaatgacatgaacatgtagtgaatcataagttataagtgttgtatagtgttgcatgactcgtactcgctccccCCACGGTAGAAACTCCTcctccttcattttttttttcgttatcggaaagaaagttaatctttcttttataaatctgattaaactaaagactcttcggagatataaaggatgtaatactactctataggtactccagattaacatcagtaATGCAGACACAgcatgtgttacgtgagctttaagccacatggtgatcaacagtaaaaatgacaaatttgaccTCTTTGCAAAAGCAAAAAACCCCAATAATCAATAATGCATGATTATATGGTGTtgtggctttgcaatcaaaacattttgttacaatggaagtcaatggggcaaaaatggCATGAACAATAAACGAGTGAGAAAAAtataaatctgatgctgcacaaaactaaattgcaatgtttttaataatctttgacatgactgtAAAAAGGTGTTTTTTCcaccaaatcagtgacatcacttatgaacttggcaattaaagagttaaaatcatgaattttttggtagttttgatcagttcTGAGGATGGTTAAAGGAATaatctacccttttgccatattaaactatgttattacctcaacttagaagaattaatacatacctatcttttttcaatgcgggcactgtacagcacgtcgtgaatgtgttagcatttagcctagccccattcattcctatggtaccaaacaggaaagccaccaaacacttccgtgttttccctatttaaagactgttacatgaggagttataccagtaagtatggtgccacaaaataaaactttttttgtaccataggaatgaatgggtctaggctaaatgctaacacattcacaacgcgctgtacagtgcacgcattgaaaaaagatagatatgtattaattcatctaggttgaggtaataacatagtttaatatggcaaaagggtagactattcctttaacagatttatgcaaaaaatgtggaaaaaagaaAGGGTAGTTAATCTGCCCACTTTTTATTGTTGAGTTTTCGAAAAAATTCAAAGCATTTCCCTAAAATATGTGTCAATATACGATTTGTCACCAAATATGCTGAAACAaggagaaagttgtggccataTTAAGACTCAAAAAACCCCATAGTtgatgaaaacatccccaaaaACACCGCCCTACAAAACAAAAAGGCAGTAACTGCATTTTTGttcaaaaatgagttaattatcattttcatgaaATTTAAGACATCCTTTGTTAtgtgacaaaacattttatctcaaatgtgtGTTGTTTGGAGAAAAATGGTAGTCGTTTGCACAGGCTAGATAGGATaggataaaaacatttttgcacaTAGTTACTGCCTTTTTGCTTTGTAGGGCAGAACACACAAGGGTTAATTTTAGGACTgggcaaaaaaatagatttttcgattaatcgttttttaaaacgtggttgattcagaatcgattctcaaagagcagaatcgatttttttcccCCCATatttttctgcaaacattgaacataatatttaatgttaatcaaattattagtcttcttcactagttgtcaccctcttttttgccttgcacgatgttaccaaggagcctgtcattctttcatttAGTGCTTAAAATGGGGGTTTTAAGTGCTTCATCAACGTTGATGCCACCCTCACATAAAAAGtaagaggtatggaagcattttagatttcgcaagcaagacgacaaatttagtgttgtggcttttaattttattttattaattacccacttttAAACTGCTGtttactgttcttttttattaatatagtatttgtattaaatctatattctttgagttgaatcgagaatcgagtataaaaaccgacccgagaatcggaatcgaaaatTGATATTGAGAATCAAAATCGAATcaatttgatagcttgtgaatcgaaattgaatcgatctgaaacatctgaatcgatacccagccctagttaaTTTGACAAACCTCAACTTATTAATTATTTGTTCATGTAGtacaaaaggttgtgggttcgatcccagggaacactGATCAAACTGATTAAATGTATGCCTTGCAATGTTCAgtaaatcgctttggataaaagcggctaccaaatgcataaatgcaataaAGAAAAGATTGTGTGATTGTGATTCACCCGTGCTTAATAAACGCAAACATATTGACATGGCTCTGTTGAAGTGTGTGATGTGTTTACTGaacggtgtgtgtgtgtgtaaacactGAGGATTGTTTTACCATTAACCTTTTCTGTGTTTAtattcatactgacgctgatgTCAGATCGGCCCATTTAACAGACGGCTGCGTCTCCAGCCAAATAAAACCATAAACTCCTCCGCTTCCTTCTTCTATAACAGTCACacgatctgtgtgtgtgtgtgtgtgtgtgtgtgtgtgtgtgtgtgtgtgtgtgttttggttATTAAAGGAAAAGTTATCAGGACCTGAAATGGCTGTCAGCTATGTGTCCTACTTTCCTGTTCCATCTGTTATAAAAGAAACACGACTCTGTTTCAAGGAATCATGGGATGGATACGGCACTCGATGACTTTTGCATGAACTTCAGCCTTTGTTTACTGACTGCGATCTTTAACAAAGTGAAAGTTTATCTAATAAAAGTCTAGTTGTATTTGATTTTTAGGAAGTTAGGCAGGTGTTTAAATCACAGTTCCTCTTACCCCTTCATTCATCACAAACATATATTTAACATATTGTCTTGATAAATAAATCTGGAAGATGAAATGACAATAAGAGCTGATATGGTTTGTTTTTGGGTTTAGATGTGTACTCCACGCAACACACCAGCCACTCCACCGAACTTCCCCGACGCAATCACCATGTTCTCCAAGCTGCGGACGTCTGAATGTTCGGGCACCGGTGGATCCTCCGGCCAGGTGTCCATGGCGTGCTCTCCACCCCCACACTCCTCGGCACAGGGATTCGGCTCTTTCTGGGCCTCGTCGCCCCCCAGTCACCAGCCGGTTTGGCTGCCTCCGTCCTCTCCCACGGGTCACCACGCgcttcatcatcatcaccatcacATGCACCAGCCACCCACGTGGCCGCCCGTCTCCCAGCCCACCAACGCCCAGCAGACCCCCGTCTTTTCAGCCCTGCATGGCCAGAGATGAGACTCGACGGTGGGAAGGCCGGAGGGATGAATAAGGGTGTTGTGGAAAGGACATGGTACTCTTTGGTTCTGTTTTCTAAACGAACGATTGCAAGATCTTTTGTTCTTTATATCTATTGTCGATCTCAATTCTGTTCAAACCTGGGAAGAACcactataaaaacaaattatggaAGTTAAAGAGTACCCAAAAAAATGGGAATTTTCTTTGTTTCCTTTTATCGGTGGAAGGAAGTCAGCCACGGACGACGGTATGAGTTTGCATGCGGATGGAGATTTCTCATCATCTTGTTTTTTGGCGCTGTACTCGGACTTTTTCTCCTCTGTAGCGTTGTGTCGGCAACAAGCACTCGCAATAAAACCGCCGACTGACAAGTCACATATCATGACGATCATGCTGTTTTTTTATCCCAGAACCAGGAGAAATTAGTGTTTGAATTCTGAACAATGAGGCCACTTTATGACAACACATCACATCATATATTTAGTGTATGGACACTGAGACACTAAGTTAAGTTTGtatcaaaaaaagtttcatttttggtctatgaattgaaaaaaaatatatatatatataaatgttgcAATATTTCTGGGAAGAATTTATTCCGATGAGTCCAGGTATCACAACACTGTCCATTATGTTTGATTATAcagtaattaatttaaatatgcaAAATTATTTCCTTTTGATTAAAAATTTTGAACTTTTAGTGTGGTTTCTGTTTAAACTCTGAAATAGCAAATTGTCAATCATTTTATAAGGTTTTccagttaaaatatttaaacaaatcatatttaaatatttaatgaaaagAAAAATACTCGCAAAATTGAGAATATATAACCTAATGGTGTGGTTTTCCAGACTAGGTTTAgatttaagccaggactaggcctacgttatattaggatatttaagcAGTTTTTACCAACGTACCTTATGAATAAACATTACTGGTTTGTATTTAAGAGACAAAACaatgccactgatatattttttttttaatcccttaaagggatagttcacctaaaaaagaatatttcatcatcatttactcactcttgggttgttacaaacctgtatacatttctttgttctgatgaacacagggAAAGATGTTTTGGGAAATGTTGGTAACCAAACCTTtcgtgagccccatttactttcatagtaggataaaataataatatggaagtaaatggtgctcACGACtggtttggtttcaaacatttctcaaaataggttcattcgtgttcatcagaacaaagacatttttacaggtttgttgagtaaatgatgacagaattgtcattttgggtgaactatccctttaaatggcGCTGTCCCATGAGCGGGACACCTGAGTTTACTTTGatatttttcatgtaaattttaatcgTTCACGAAAAACTATATATTCTTGGAAAGGTCTATgaatgcagtttttttttaaacattttaggaGTAATATTAATGCAGTggcagtaatttattaatttgtgacaagagtatgcagcaaaccattgacacctagtggccgttgttggtaaaaccactaaaaccACACACCTCATTTTTTGGGATAATttgatgtataaaatatatacttgattgcattcttttatttattaatttatttatttatttttattaaattttttcaccttcagacatttctgtgaaaaactttaaagtCAAGACCAAGATCTAGGGCAGAAAATGTGCTctattaatttgaaggtgtacatcacccccccccccccccacacacacacacacacacacacacacacaatcataaTGGGCTGCAGCAGTTAAGGGATATGTCAATGCAAGCTGTTTTTTATTCAAGACAtctcaaatgtgcattttattctgggactggacttaagccctgtctgggaaaccacgccattaagttgacttttcttaCTCCAATAGCAAATCCTTTTTTCTTCTAGGCATATGTTACACTAACTTTTGTCAGATATGCTTAAAAAATTCTGAATatatttgccattttatattgtttcaatattttactggaGATGGGACAAACTTACAACTAGTTTTTTACTATACTAGTACACTCGTGTAGGTTCTTATGCTTGATGGTTGAGTCCACATGAGAGAGTCTGCAGAGTAAAGTTCAGTTTCGGCTACCTCTCCTTCAGCCGTGGCCTGATAAAACCTCTGAGCGGCTCAATGAGCTCCCTGTGTGAGCCGAGGCTTCAAATACCTCATGGTCGCTGCTGAACGTCTGAAACTGATCAGGCTTGGCTCAGACATCTCGTGGAAGAGGACCGATCCGATGTCACGTATTGGCATTGGTTTCTTAATGATTACAGGGATGGGGAAAGCTGACCCTATCTGATTGGCTGTCATATGCGAAAATGATTTTGATGTGATGTTTACTTAAAGACGATCACCATTGCCATCATGCAGTATAACGTCAGTCAAGATGTTAATCAGGGGTTGATGCCAAAATGTATTTGCATTGAgtttttttatgatgttttaaagaaacactacagagtttttttaccttaaaataacgtttccaaaaaagtttcagtcgtttaTCCACTTGAAACAgtgtgaacggcactttcacatttgctttgcagccctctattggccaaaaccgctctaaagaagtttccaactgtcgggtcgcggtcctgtagttcaagtgaaaactacaaaaacttgctatacggcagacctacaatccaatcagagccagctttgctgcagtaggctaaattatttacgacagtggtaatggacaattccgcttccaacctgtagggggagcaaagagcaaaaactctttagtatTGCTTTAATTCTTGCGTAAATTGTCCACTGGAATTCAATGCAACAGTTTTTGTACTACATTCagtgttttactgtgtttaaAAAgactaaggggcggtttcccagacagggattagcttaagccaggaccaGGCCTTAATTTAATTGGGTAatttaactagttttaacaaacatgccttactaaaaacattactgtgtgcattttgaggcaaaataaaaggcactgatgtatgttaagatatgccagtgcaagttgttttcagtttggacagctcttacatttattttaatctaggactagtctaatctctgtccgggaaactgtccCTATATGTTGAAGAAACCAGTCAAAAAAAtatggggcctcatttataaaggatgcgtacgcacagatttgatcgtaaagtgtgcatacgcaaaaatccactgtcttttttttaataaaattaatatcgTCTTTGATGTGGGGTAGTGCTTAGCGCCACATCAGGATCTGAACAGACgcacgcacttttgcttgtccgatttcTGCAGGTTTTTGGATATATAATTCTCGTAAAGAATTTAAACATTGGcaggtattttattttatttgtcaatGACATTTATTGGGCATCGTTAAAATGCGGAGATTTGATACTATTTAGCTGCACACGTTTTCTGTGCGCACGTtcgttttatgaatcacacgtacgcacttttgagaAATGATCGTGGGCCGGTTTCTACGCAGCATTTTCTAAATGAGGCCCAAGATCTGGACGAATTATGTGCGTAATGaattaaaggtccagtgtgtagattttttgtgtcatctagtggtgagactgtTAGTTGCAACCAGCGGCTCAGTCCACAACTCACCCCTTCTTTTcgaaacacatagaaaagctacagtagctgccacaGAAAAAAACATGTCGTCTTCTGAAACAACGTAGGGACGAAACG
This window of the Misgurnus anguillicaudatus chromosome 19, ASM2758022v2, whole genome shotgun sequence genome carries:
- the ubald2 gene encoding UBA-like domain-containing protein 2, giving the protein MSVNMDELRHQVMINQFVLTAGCAADQAKQLLQAAHWQFETALSSFFQEANIPSHHQMMCTPRNTPATPPNFPDAITMFSKLRTSECSGTGGSSGQVSMACSPPPHSSAQGFGSFWASSPPSHQPVWLPPSSPTGHHALHHHHHHMHQPPTWPPVSQPTNAQQTPVFSALHGQR